A window of the Candidatus Tisiphia endosymbiont of Dascillus cervinus genome harbors these coding sequences:
- a CDS encoding AsmA family protein — MQKFLKYSVALLILIIVILLITPLFISLESYKRLASDKVKEITGRELQINGDITISLLPTPTITIKDVTLTSLPNAHYPSLLEVKEVSASLSILSLLKGKIDISTIEINKPVVNLERMRNGVASWEFSKIPGNVSKTSTGEMNDSKAPFSLYINLIKIVDAKLNYVDFADKTKGNNAIPTTIYIDRLEIKELHGPSDLACQFYSSGKNYDVKGNIQDKQGVIALTVDLNALQEKVNFSGNFAYDNMTFAGQLKLEGAAKNLQSIFPDIPILHDLDHKLTFNINSDKKSLKISDIDFTAGKILAKGNANFHFADNKVDLRVKLLDKTFSLATSFAYLDQNLSLNDINFAADKANLTGNVGVKDWDKELVVSYNVKISEIPTIASLFGKTLPTSLGDMWLKGETIKQQEFFKTNINKFTLEFNKKPINFSGAVTINLASAKPKILSDIMIASLNLDDFTDVPSNSLSTSSGQSVNNSVPWSKDIIDLSFLNKLDGDLTLTIQKIIKGSLIFDNVKTTMLLAGGVLDIKSLNGNLFGGSLTATGQISSQVNQPVSFKASLKDAKLKNIVSQGNKIKVTQGTVNLITDIKTKGQSQSQYVGNLFGKATLTASDGIVSGFDLQKLLDSLRNIKNLATILKMLDASLASGETKFQKLVVDSEITEGIINITNGKLDAASSEITVTGNVNLPKYTLDIDSVVNVNINSIPPLKVRLYGNLNNPQHTLDTNALKEYLTKNLVNSVVDGVKKGTKPEDILKNIIGGRKNKQSEGEGTQNDQHVEPSNNVPVNKVKSTIEKGLKGLFK; from the coding sequence GTGCAAAAATTTCTAAAATATTCAGTAGCGTTACTCATTTTAATAATTGTTATACTGCTAATAACGCCTCTATTTATTTCCTTAGAGTCATATAAAAGACTAGCTTCTGATAAAGTCAAAGAAATAACTGGTAGAGAGCTGCAAATTAATGGAGATATCACCATCTCTTTGTTGCCCACTCCGACTATTACCATTAAGGATGTAACTCTTACTTCTCTACCTAATGCCCATTACCCTTCTTTATTGGAAGTTAAGGAAGTATCTGCTTCTCTTTCTATATTATCCTTACTTAAAGGAAAGATAGACATTTCAACGATTGAAATTAACAAACCAGTAGTTAATTTAGAACGGATGCGTAATGGTGTGGCTTCTTGGGAATTTTCCAAAATACCAGGCAATGTTAGTAAAACTTCAACGGGTGAAATGAATGATAGCAAGGCACCGTTTTCTTTATATATCAACTTAATTAAAATTGTTGATGCTAAGTTAAATTATGTTGATTTTGCTGATAAGACTAAGGGTAATAATGCTATCCCAACAACAATATATATTGATAGGTTAGAAATCAAAGAGCTTCACGGTCCATCTGATTTAGCTTGTCAGTTTTATTCTTCCGGTAAGAATTATGATGTCAAAGGTAATATACAAGACAAGCAAGGTGTCATAGCTTTAACCGTAGATTTAAATGCCCTACAAGAAAAGGTTAATTTCTCAGGTAACTTTGCTTACGACAATATGACTTTTGCTGGACAGCTCAAACTGGAAGGAGCTGCTAAAAATCTGCAAAGTATTTTTCCTGATATACCTATCCTACACGATTTAGATCATAAACTAACTTTTAATATTAATAGTGATAAGAAATCATTAAAAATTAGTGACATTGATTTTACTGCAGGTAAGATATTAGCTAAGGGTAACGCTAACTTCCATTTTGCAGATAATAAGGTAGATTTAAGAGTTAAATTATTAGATAAGACATTTTCTCTAGCAACAAGCTTTGCCTATTTAGATCAAAATTTATCTCTAAATGACATTAATTTTGCTGCAGATAAAGCTAATTTAACAGGCAATGTTGGGGTTAAGGATTGGGATAAAGAGCTAGTGGTTTCTTATAATGTAAAAATTAGTGAGATACCCACCATTGCTAGTTTATTTGGTAAGACTCTACCGACTAGTCTTGGAGATATGTGGCTAAAGGGTGAGACTATTAAACAACAAGAATTTTTTAAAACTAATATAAATAAATTTACTCTTGAGTTTAACAAGAAGCCTATAAACTTCAGTGGAGCAGTAACTATCAATTTAGCGTCTGCTAAACCAAAAATTTTATCAGATATAATGATAGCTTCCCTAAATTTAGATGATTTCACTGATGTGCCATCTAATAGCTTATCTACTAGTTCTGGGCAAAGTGTAAATAATTCTGTGCCTTGGTCTAAAGACATTATAGATTTATCATTTTTAAATAAGCTTGATGGAGACTTAACTTTAACTATACAAAAGATCATTAAAGGAAGCCTGATCTTTGATAATGTCAAAACTACTATGTTACTTGCAGGTGGTGTGCTGGATATTAAATCTTTAAATGGTAATTTATTTGGGGGAAGTTTAACCGCTACTGGACAAATTTCTTCACAAGTTAATCAACCTGTTAGTTTTAAAGCTAGTCTTAAAGATGCTAAGTTAAAAAATATAGTCTCACAGGGCAATAAAATTAAAGTTACGCAAGGGACGGTTAATCTAATAACAGATATCAAAACAAAAGGTCAAAGCCAATCTCAATATGTAGGTAACTTATTCGGTAAAGCAACATTAACAGCATCTGACGGTATAGTTAGTGGATTTGATCTGCAAAAACTATTAGATAGCCTTAGAAATATTAAAAATCTGGCAACTATTTTAAAAATGCTAGATGCTTCTTTGGCAAGTGGTGAAACAAAGTTCCAAAAACTAGTAGTAGATAGTGAAATAACAGAAGGTATAATTAACATAACAAACGGTAAGTTAGATGCTGCCTCGTCAGAGATAACAGTTACTGGAAATGTTAACCTGCCTAAATATACACTTGATATAGATAGTGTTGTTAATGTAAATATAAATTCGATACCACCATTGAAAGTTCGCCTGTATGGCAATCTGAATAATCCACAACATACACTTGATACTAACGCATTAAAGGAATATCTTACGAAAAATTTAGTAAATAGTGTGGTTGATGGCGTTAAGAAAGGTACAAAGCCTGAAGATATATTAAAAAATATTATTGGAGGAAGAAAAAATAAACAATCTGAAGGAGAAGGAACACAAAACGATCAACATGTAGAACCTTCTAATAATGTTCCTGTCAACAAAGTAAAATCTACCATTGAGAAAGGGTTGAAAGGGTTATTTAAATAG
- a CDS encoding ABC transporter transmembrane domain-containing protein, whose protein sequence is MSIGASLFTLFVNYQIKEITDTIAKDPKIDVTLLLILFVLYKMMNHGTFFIVRLFDIKYKPAMLAEIVESTYGKTIRHSLHWFDSHLSGEIASKITDFQDGIITIITVLNRSLVHLTTMVSGIIFLFMMNYKIAGVVIAFLVVYVPIMSVLLKKQGQLQEEYVKARQEAVGIINDSIANIFGIKIIGNVWTELKLKLLPAIDKWKGWDRKTRVYDAYYVDLTDSILITLLAAAQIFVTAYLYKTGQITAGDFAVSIIITSNIEWAIDQLLDNIIFSINPKIAAIKSSYNFINTISDVTDAENAKLLPPIKGDIKYQDVTFNYGSGGR, encoded by the coding sequence ATGTCCATTGGTGCTTCACTATTTACTTTATTCGTTAACTATCAAATTAAAGAAATTACTGATACTATTGCCAAAGATCCAAAAATAGATGTTACTCTACTTCTTATCTTGTTCGTATTATATAAAATGATGAATCACGGTACGTTTTTTATCGTTAGGCTCTTTGATATTAAATACAAGCCAGCGATGCTTGCAGAAATCGTCGAAAGCACCTATGGCAAAACTATCAGACACTCTTTACATTGGTTTGATTCTCATTTATCAGGAGAAATTGCCAGTAAAATCACTGATTTTCAAGATGGTATTATAACCATAATTACTGTTCTCAATCGTTCTTTGGTACATCTTACAACTATGGTAAGTGGCATAATATTTTTGTTCATGATGAATTATAAAATAGCAGGGGTTGTAATTGCTTTTCTTGTTGTGTATGTACCAATAATGTCAGTTTTATTAAAAAAACAAGGGCAGCTGCAAGAAGAATATGTTAAGGCACGACAAGAAGCAGTAGGCATTATCAACGACTCTATTGCCAACATTTTTGGTATTAAAATTATTGGCAATGTTTGGACAGAGCTGAAATTAAAACTCCTACCTGCCATTGATAAGTGGAAAGGTTGGGATCGAAAAACTCGGGTATATGATGCTTATTATGTAGATTTAACCGATAGCATATTAATTACTCTATTGGCAGCAGCCCAAATATTTGTGACAGCATATTTATACAAAACTGGACAAATCACTGCTGGTGATTTTGCCGTTAGTATAATAATTACTTCTAACATTGAATGGGCGATTGATCAGTTATTAGACAATATAATATTTTCCATCAATCCTAAAATCGCTGCCATCAAATCTTCATATAACTTTATTAATACTATCTCAGATGTTACCGATGCAGAAAATGCTAAGCTGCTTCCTCCTATCAAAGGTGACATTAAATATCAAGATGTCACCTTCAACTATGGTAGTGGTGGGAGATAA
- a CDS encoding ABC transporter ATP-binding protein produces MGDNIFDNLTLHIKAGERIGIVGTSGAGKTTLIKCLLRYFNLQSGAILVDGYDISQVTEESLRSNISVIPQDITMFHRSILENLQLAKYDATLPEIEEACKKARIHDDILRMPNGYHSIVGERGVKVSGGQRQRIAIARAILKNAPILILDEATSALDSPTEALIQKSIDEVLETSNATTIVVAHRLSTLLHMDRILVFKRGKIVEDGTHAMLIAKGGIYKTLWDAQIGGFLPDDKNKKA; encoded by the coding sequence GTGGGAGATAATATATTTGACAATCTTACATTGCATATCAAAGCTGGAGAAAGAATAGGGATAGTTGGTACATCAGGGGCTGGAAAAACTACCTTGATCAAATGCTTACTCCGATATTTCAATTTGCAAAGCGGAGCTATTTTAGTTGATGGATATGATATTTCACAGGTAACGGAAGAGTCGCTAAGAAGCAATATTTCAGTAATCCCGCAAGATATTACGATGTTTCATCGTTCTATTCTAGAAAATTTGCAGCTAGCTAAATATGATGCTACTTTACCAGAGATTGAAGAAGCATGTAAAAAAGCTAGAATACATGATGATATTCTACGAATGCCCAATGGTTACCATTCAATAGTTGGTGAACGAGGAGTAAAAGTAAGTGGCGGACAACGGCAAAGGATTGCAATTGCTAGAGCTATTTTAAAAAATGCACCAATCCTTATTTTAGATGAAGCAACATCGGCACTTGATTCACCAACCGAGGCTCTAATTCAAAAATCTATTGATGAAGTTTTGGAGACCAGTAATGCTACAACTATAGTCGTTGCTCACCGTTTATCAACATTGCTGCATATGGATCGTATTTTAGTATTCAAGCGTGGCAAAATTGTGGAAGACGGTACTCATGCTATGTTAATCGCTAAAGGAGGAATCTACAAAACCCTGTGGGATGCACAAATTGGAGGATTTCTGCCAGATGATAAAAATAAGAAAGCATGA
- a CDS encoding LysM peptidoglycan-binding domain-containing M23 family metallopeptidase, whose translation MKSNIVFVYFIVFLISGCSTQPPAPIEYNHGKDFTKKSTTINSPTTAYSENKNILESDEDEIISREIDEKEKDFDAPTGFLKDRNAIETENRDDVIIVPKVKPNDSKLIYHEVQQGETLVSIANDYGQKVEELAELNNISAPYHLNESQIITIKISTELLNKKNQESLVRKTKNAVQTNTPKFIKPIEGKIIIKFGEQTSKGKSKGINIAADEGTAVESIATGQVVFAGNDTKFGNLLIIKLDNSDLYVAYAHLQDLLIQKGATISQGKIIGHVGSTGDAKYPQLHFAIREGKIAVDPLKYVDYKK comes from the coding sequence ATGAAGAGTAATATAGTTTTTGTCTATTTTATAGTCTTTTTGATTTCTGGATGTAGCACACAACCTCCAGCCCCTATTGAGTATAATCATGGAAAGGATTTTACCAAAAAGTCTACAACCATCAATTCACCAACTACAGCATATTCCGAGAATAAGAACATATTAGAAAGCGATGAAGATGAAATAATAAGTAGAGAAATTGATGAGAAAGAAAAAGATTTTGACGCTCCAACTGGTTTCTTAAAAGATCGTAATGCCATAGAAACTGAAAATCGAGACGATGTAATAATAGTTCCAAAAGTGAAACCAAATGATAGTAAGCTAATCTACCACGAGGTGCAACAAGGAGAAACATTAGTATCAATAGCAAATGATTATGGTCAGAAGGTTGAAGAATTAGCTGAGCTAAATAACATATCTGCACCATATCATCTTAATGAATCCCAAATTATCACAATAAAAATTAGTACTGAGTTATTAAATAAAAAAAATCAAGAAAGTCTTGTAAGAAAAACGAAAAATGCTGTTCAAACTAATACACCAAAATTTATCAAACCAATTGAAGGTAAAATTATTATCAAATTTGGTGAACAAACATCTAAAGGAAAAAGCAAAGGAATTAATATTGCTGCAGACGAAGGAACTGCTGTAGAATCTATTGCAACAGGTCAAGTAGTGTTTGCAGGTAATGATACAAAGTTTGGTAATTTATTAATAATAAAGTTAGATAATAGCGACCTTTATGTTGCTTATGCTCATTTGCAAGACCTACTTATTCAAAAAGGAGCAACAATTTCACAAGGCAAGATAATAGGACATGTAGGGAGTACTGGAGATGCTAAATATCCTCAGCTACATTTTGCTATTCGCGAGGGAAAGATAGCTGTTGATCCGCTGAAATATGTAGACTATAAAAAATAA
- the rpiB gene encoding ribose 5-phosphate isomerase B, translating into MKTYDLIIASDHSGFLLKSKIISYLHDKNISILDCGTYNQEIVDYPDYSKKVVDGILENVAPLGILICGTGIGMSIAANRTSEIRAALCFDLFMAERSRAHNDANIIVLGAKIPNEELACKMIDKFLTTKFEGGRHSARLAKIN; encoded by the coding sequence ATGAAAACTTACGATCTTATAATAGCCAGTGATCACTCTGGATTTCTACTCAAGAGCAAAATTATCAGTTATTTACACGATAAAAATATATCTATTCTTGATTGTGGTACTTACAATCAAGAAATAGTGGATTATCCAGATTATTCTAAAAAAGTTGTTGATGGGATTTTAGAAAATGTAGCTCCTTTGGGAATTTTAATTTGTGGAACTGGCATAGGTATGTCAATTGCCGCAAATCGTACGTCTGAAATAAGGGCAGCTTTATGTTTTGACTTATTTATGGCAGAAAGATCAAGGGCTCATAATGATGCTAATATAATAGTGTTAGGAGCTAAAATACCTAATGAGGAACTAGCTTGTAAAATGATCGATAAATTTTTAACGACTAAATTTGAAGGTGGAAGGCATAGTGCTAGATTAGCAAAAATAAACTAA
- a CDS encoding ankyrin repeat domain-containing protein has product MDNYPIIQRRGNDNYTLLHEAAETNNYYIAKLLIMRGINIKATNYHCRTALDISDEQNNNVGCLIMKTTAN; this is encoded by the coding sequence TTGGATAATTATCCAATCATCCAAAGAAGGGGGAATGATAATTATACTCTTTTACATGAAGCTGCAGAAACTAATAATTACTATATAGCAAAATTGTTAATTATGCGTGGTATAAACATTAAGGCTACTAATTATCATTGTAGAACGGCATTGGACATCTCTGATGAACAAAATAATAATGTGGGCTGTTTGATAATGAAAACAACAGCAAATTAG
- a CDS encoding DUF2497 domain-containing protein: MSKDHRKNQDMSVEEILKSIKGVIDSRATINAGGLGNRSDGATPPTYKDDSTDFSSINYSNSQSNDDEILELTNIVEDEANKLENNRHSELEEELLQTSLVSDKSAAETTKIFQHFSKTAQEISANASNPTVKTLEDIIIEMLRPQLSQWLNTNLPLLVKQLVEKEIQKLIPNDKK, translated from the coding sequence ATGAGTAAAGATCATAGAAAAAACCAAGACATGTCAGTTGAAGAGATATTGAAATCAATTAAAGGAGTGATTGATAGTCGTGCTACAATCAATGCAGGAGGATTGGGTAATAGGAGCGATGGAGCGACACCGCCTACATATAAAGATGACTCTACCGACTTCTCCTCAATTAACTATAGTAATAGCCAATCTAACGATGATGAAATACTAGAATTGACAAATATAGTAGAGGATGAGGCAAATAAGTTAGAAAATAATAGGCATAGTGAACTAGAAGAGGAACTATTGCAGACATCCTTGGTATCCGATAAATCTGCAGCAGAAACTACTAAGATTTTTCAGCATTTCTCTAAAACAGCTCAGGAGATTAGTGCAAATGCTTCGAACCCTACGGTCAAAACATTAGAGGATATAATTATTGAAATGTTACGACCACAATTGAGTCAATGGTTAAATACAAACTTGCCTTTATTAGTAAAACAATTGGTAGAAAAAGAAATTCAAAAATTAATACCAAATGATAAAAAATGA
- a CDS encoding TolC family protein — translation MHKFIYFTVIILLNYSVYAINLSDALTSAYNNNGELQINRQTFLNEIEQFPAAFSGFMPSASYNIDSAINTNKPNSQYAPSNKKELKSQQGALVIELPLFSGGSSVANLKAAQSAFRASRAKYYAEEQKILLNLIKTYLDCYETKEKYEISEISVKANKQQLETIEEKLKLGEATSIDLASAKAGFAKSETEKLTAYANYQATKASFIRMFGIEANDIDMPPIPDNLPTSLEDLMQRAINVNPNIDSTRHSVKSHKASELAAKAELLPKVSFKVQSGKTYYTPESPYNTNNRSTTSTLSINIPIYSHGGSEYSRIRKAKNSTRSAAIQLDDTIKQIRASAIGSWEGFEAAKSKIIATSQGVEAAQIAYNGTIQEEIVGSKTILDVLTAEEKLHSARVSKVDAHRDSILAAYQMKSLIGELTAKSLNLKVKYFTPEDEFKGLKKKLIIGF, via the coding sequence ATGCATAAATTCATATACTTCACCGTTATCATTTTATTAAACTATTCAGTTTATGCTATTAACTTGTCTGATGCTCTAACTAGTGCGTATAATAATAATGGTGAGTTACAAATCAATAGGCAGACTTTTTTAAATGAAATTGAACAGTTCCCTGCAGCTTTTTCAGGTTTTATGCCCAGTGCGTCTTATAATATTGATTCTGCTATTAATACGAATAAACCAAATAGTCAATATGCTCCTTCTAATAAAAAAGAGCTGAAATCACAACAGGGAGCTTTAGTAATAGAGCTGCCTCTATTCAGTGGTGGGAGTAGTGTTGCAAATTTGAAAGCCGCCCAATCAGCTTTTAGGGCATCACGTGCTAAATATTATGCAGAAGAACAAAAAATTCTTCTTAACCTAATAAAAACTTATCTCGATTGTTATGAAACAAAAGAAAAATATGAGATTTCTGAAATTAGTGTAAAAGCTAACAAACAGCAATTAGAAACCATTGAAGAAAAACTAAAATTAGGTGAGGCAACATCAATAGATTTAGCTAGTGCCAAGGCTGGTTTTGCAAAATCTGAAACTGAGAAGTTAACCGCATATGCTAATTATCAAGCAACAAAAGCAAGCTTCATTCGAATGTTCGGTATAGAAGCAAATGATATTGATATGCCTCCTATACCTGATAACTTACCTACTTCATTAGAGGATTTAATGCAAAGAGCGATAAATGTTAATCCTAACATAGATAGTACAAGACATAGTGTTAAAAGTCATAAAGCTAGTGAACTGGCAGCAAAAGCTGAACTTTTACCCAAGGTAAGCTTTAAAGTTCAATCTGGTAAAACCTATTACACTCCAGAAAGTCCATATAATACCAACAATAGAAGTACTACATCTACATTATCAATTAATATACCTATTTATTCTCACGGGGGTAGCGAATATTCAAGAATTAGGAAAGCTAAAAATAGTACTAGGAGTGCAGCTATTCAACTTGATGATACAATAAAGCAAATTAGGGCAAGTGCTATTGGTAGTTGGGAAGGATTTGAAGCAGCAAAGTCTAAAATTATTGCCACATCACAAGGTGTAGAAGCCGCTCAAATAGCTTATAATGGCACAATACAGGAAGAAATTGTTGGTTCTAAAACAATCTTAGACGTTTTAACTGCTGAAGAAAAATTACATAGTGCTAGGGTGTCAAAAGTTGATGCACACAGAGACTCTATTTTAGCAGCTTACCAAATGAAATCTTTAATTGGGGAATTGACAGCAAAAAGCTTAAATTTGAAAGTTAAATATTTTACTCCTGAAGATGAGTTTAAAGGACTTAAAAAGAAACTTATTATAGGTTTTTAA